The Micromonospora sp. Llam0 genome includes a window with the following:
- a CDS encoding class I adenylate-forming enzyme family protein, with the protein MSTANVAAMLAGNARRFADADALVFEDRRWTHRQLAADVEALAAGLAAEGIRRDARVAIISNNVPEFLLLSLALSKLGAVFVPLNYRLTAGELAQLLRHARVEAVATVPEFAALTDAALTEAALTGAGAGPAAAVRRFALEPIADGWVDVRAVIEAHRGARVTDADLDDAALHRIVYTSGTTGLPKGVLLTHGNVNMNMHAQIVELGLRSSDRILNFAPLYHVGGTDLPGFGIWHVGGTMVLHRRFEPAAVLRAIETERITGMVMAATMLDMVRRAADVAAADLSSVRWVIYSQVTSALFAVARELFPDARLIEGYGLTETCSALTYLDEAHMRSKQGSVGLPVSWVQVRVVDADGNDVLVGDDGEVIARGPKVSPGYLDDPQATGAAWRDGWFHTGDIGRFDADGYLYIRDRLKDMIRSGGENMSSAEIENVLADHPLVLAASVVAAPHPVWLEVPVAFVIGRPGLEAESLIAHARQRLGGFKVPKEIYVVDEFPTNPSGKVLKRSLRELRSSARPDWTYDRPRRD; encoded by the coding sequence ATGAGTACGGCGAACGTCGCCGCGATGCTGGCCGGCAACGCCCGGCGGTTCGCCGACGCCGACGCGCTGGTCTTCGAGGACCGGCGGTGGACCCACCGCCAGCTCGCCGCCGACGTCGAGGCCCTGGCCGCGGGTCTGGCGGCCGAGGGGATCCGCCGCGACGCCCGAGTGGCGATCATCTCGAACAACGTGCCCGAGTTTCTGCTGCTGTCGCTGGCGTTGTCGAAGCTCGGCGCGGTCTTCGTGCCACTGAACTACCGGCTCACCGCAGGGGAGCTGGCCCAGCTGCTGCGGCACGCGCGGGTCGAGGCGGTCGCCACGGTCCCGGAGTTCGCCGCGCTGACCGACGCCGCCTTGACGGAGGCCGCCCTGACCGGGGCGGGCGCCGGCCCGGCGGCTGCCGTACGCCGGTTCGCGCTGGAACCGATCGCCGACGGCTGGGTCGACGTGCGGGCGGTGATCGAGGCCCACCGGGGTGCCCGGGTCACCGACGCCGATCTCGACGACGCGGCCCTGCACCGGATCGTCTACACCTCCGGCACGACCGGGCTGCCCAAGGGAGTGCTGCTCACCCACGGCAACGTGAACATGAACATGCACGCCCAGATCGTCGAGCTCGGGCTGCGGTCGAGCGACCGGATCCTCAACTTCGCACCGCTGTACCACGTTGGCGGCACCGACCTGCCGGGCTTCGGTATCTGGCATGTCGGCGGCACGATGGTGCTGCACCGGCGGTTCGAGCCGGCGGCGGTGCTGCGGGCGATCGAGACCGAGCGGATCACCGGCATGGTGATGGCGGCGACGATGCTCGACATGGTCCGCCGTGCGGCCGACGTCGCCGCCGCCGACCTGTCCTCGGTGCGGTGGGTCATCTACTCGCAGGTCACGTCGGCGTTGTTCGCCGTGGCGCGGGAGCTCTTCCCGGACGCCCGGCTGATCGAGGGTTACGGTCTGACCGAGACGTGCAGCGCCCTGACGTATCTGGACGAGGCGCACATGCGGTCCAAGCAGGGGTCGGTCGGTCTGCCCGTGTCGTGGGTCCAGGTGCGGGTGGTCGACGCGGACGGCAACGACGTGCTGGTCGGTGACGACGGCGAGGTGATCGCGCGCGGCCCGAAGGTGAGCCCCGGCTATCTCGACGATCCGCAGGCGACCGGAGCGGCGTGGCGCGACGGATGGTTCCACACCGGCGACATCGGTCGCTTCGACGCCGACGGCTACCTGTACATCCGGGACCGGCTCAAGGACATGATCCGCAGCGGTGGGGAGAACATGTCCAGCGCCGAGATCGAGAACGTGCTGGCCGACCACCCGCTGGTGCTGGCCGCGTCGGTGGTGGCGGCGCCGCATCCGGTGTGGCTGGAGGTCCCGGTGGCGTTCGTGATCGGCCGGCCCGGCCTGGAAGCCGAGTCGCTGATCGCGCACGCCCGGCAGCGCCTCGGCGGCTTCAAGGTGCCGAAGGAGATCTACGTGGTGGACGAGTTTCCGACGAATCCCTCCGGCAAGGTGCTGAAGCGCAGTCTGCGGGAGCTGCGGTCGTCGGCGCGCCCGGACTGGACGTACGACCGGCCGCGACGCGACTGA
- a CDS encoding AMP-binding protein, protein MSDERTGFRLWAAAEPDLCAIVTADDRQISYGELYAEVNRISHGLRTRAGLRAGDTVAAVMTNSAGMAALYLAAMQSGLYLVTLNYHLTEPEIAYILADSGAKVVVCSARVEPVVAAAAAVGVPGTQVYVDGSPTTDRVRPLSQLTDGMSTLSPEQTPAGSLMMYTSGTTGRPKGVKRPLAGVDADTGASTYRWLFQEFGMERPAFGSWLVSAPLYHSANITPAMGALHAGGTMVLMDGWTPEGFLRRVHDRRVTGTSMVPTHFYRLLQLPQQVRDSYDISSLRYVLHGAAPCPREVKQRILDWFGPVVYEYYGSTEVGTTIARPHEWLAHPGTVGRPASISTLRILDEAGNEVPVGQTGIVYMRQGSDRVEYHNDPGKTDGARRDGLMTVWDVGHVDADGFLYITGRAAELILVGGVNVYPAEIEAALLGHDWIADAGVVGVPDPEFGEVPQAHVVLTERAPDAETALAQIRTYLAGRLAKPKRPHSYVVREALPRDPNGKLYKARLTRAPEVSA, encoded by the coding sequence ATGAGCGACGAGCGGACCGGCTTCCGGCTCTGGGCAGCCGCCGAGCCGGACCTGTGCGCGATCGTGACTGCCGACGATCGGCAGATCTCCTACGGCGAGCTGTACGCCGAGGTGAACCGGATCTCGCACGGCCTGCGTACCCGTGCGGGCCTGCGGGCCGGTGACACGGTCGCGGCGGTGATGACCAACAGCGCCGGCATGGCCGCGCTCTACCTGGCGGCGATGCAGTCGGGGCTCTACCTGGTGACGCTCAACTACCACCTGACCGAGCCGGAGATCGCCTACATCCTCGCCGACAGCGGCGCCAAGGTGGTCGTCTGCTCCGCGCGGGTGGAGCCGGTCGTCGCCGCCGCGGCCGCCGTCGGCGTGCCCGGGACCCAGGTGTACGTCGACGGATCCCCCACCACCGATCGCGTCCGTCCGTTGTCGCAGCTCACCGACGGCATGTCGACTCTCAGCCCGGAGCAGACGCCGGCCGGGTCGCTGATGATGTACACCTCGGGCACCACCGGCCGCCCGAAGGGGGTGAAACGGCCCCTGGCCGGAGTCGACGCCGACACCGGCGCGTCCACCTACCGGTGGCTGTTCCAGGAGTTCGGGATGGAACGCCCCGCGTTCGGGTCCTGGCTCGTCTCGGCCCCGCTGTACCACTCCGCGAACATCACCCCCGCGATGGGCGCTCTGCACGCCGGCGGCACGATGGTGCTGATGGACGGCTGGACGCCGGAGGGTTTCCTACGTCGGGTCCACGACCGGCGGGTCACCGGCACCAGCATGGTGCCGACCCACTTCTACCGGCTGCTGCAACTGCCCCAACAGGTTCGCGACAGCTACGACATCTCCTCGCTGCGCTACGTCCTGCACGGTGCCGCGCCGTGCCCGCGCGAGGTCAAGCAGCGCATCCTCGACTGGTTCGGCCCGGTGGTCTACGAGTACTACGGCTCGACCGAGGTCGGCACCACCATCGCCCGCCCGCACGAGTGGCTCGCCCACCCGGGCACGGTCGGTCGCCCGGCCTCCATCTCGACGCTGCGGATCCTCGACGAGGCCGGCAACGAGGTGCCGGTCGGCCAGACCGGCATCGTGTACATGCGTCAGGGTTCCGACCGGGTCGAGTACCACAACGACCCGGGCAAGACCGACGGCGCCCGCCGCGACGGCCTGATGACCGTCTGGGACGTCGGCCACGTCGACGCCGACGGCTTCCTGTACATCACCGGCCGGGCCGCCGAGCTGATCCTGGTCGGCGGGGTCAACGTCTACCCGGCCGAGATCGAGGCCGCGTTGCTCGGCCACGACTGGATCGCCGACGCCGGGGTCGTCGGCGTACCCGATCCGGAGTTCGGCGAGGTGCCGCAGGCGCACGTCGTGCTGACCGAGCGCGCGCCCGACGCCGAAACGGCGCTCGCGCAGATCCGTACCTATCTCGCCGGACGGCTGGCGAAGCCGAAACGTCCGCATTCGTACGTCGTCCGCGAGGCGTTGCCCCGCGACCCCAACGGCAAGCTCTACAAGGCACGGCTCACCCGTGCCCCGGAGGTGTCGGCGTGA
- a CDS encoding MBL fold metallo-hydrolase — protein MSRPVNDTHAASYHARQIPAPAEVTDGVWAIPVPLRGSALRYVTVFLVDTGDGAVLIDAGYDHPSCWQSFTGSVAAIGHRIETISTVLLTHNHPDHIGFAARVRALSGASVVMGRADDFATMRRSRGGFLTQLRTALTATGAPPDVVEAMYADAVAVTAHHEDLRIDLAVADETEFRFGDATIRAVPAPGHTYGHTVYVDTRGLVFTGDTMMPEGPTQLAIVSRADDDPAADLFRTLERIRDLGATIACPAHQFPYRDVAARADELTAFHRAEVAAVDALAGTDGKATAWDVARRMRWRRPWDELGRGTQRFSLVHAQALLRHTAGVHR, from the coding sequence ATGTCCAGACCCGTGAACGACACGCACGCCGCCAGCTATCACGCCCGACAGATACCCGCTCCGGCCGAGGTCACCGACGGAGTCTGGGCGATCCCGGTCCCGCTGCGCGGCAGCGCACTGCGCTACGTCACCGTCTTCCTGGTCGACACCGGCGACGGCGCCGTCCTCATCGACGCCGGCTACGACCACCCGAGCTGCTGGCAGTCGTTCACCGGGTCGGTCGCCGCGATCGGCCACCGGATCGAGACGATCTCCACCGTCCTGCTCACCCACAACCACCCGGACCACATCGGCTTCGCCGCCCGGGTACGGGCGCTGTCCGGTGCCTCGGTGGTCATGGGGCGGGCCGACGACTTCGCCACCATGCGCCGCAGCAGGGGCGGCTTCCTCACCCAGCTGCGCACCGCCCTCACGGCGACCGGCGCCCCGCCCGACGTGGTCGAGGCGATGTACGCCGACGCGGTCGCGGTCACCGCGCACCACGAGGACCTGCGGATCGACCTGGCCGTGGCCGACGAGACCGAGTTCCGGTTCGGCGACGCGACCATCCGCGCCGTACCGGCCCCGGGGCACACCTACGGGCACACCGTCTACGTCGACACCCGCGGCCTGGTCTTCACCGGCGACACGATGATGCCCGAGGGCCCCACCCAGCTCGCGATCGTCAGCCGCGCCGACGACGACCCGGCGGCCGACCTGTTCCGGACGCTGGAACGCATCCGTGACCTCGGCGCGACGATCGCCTGCCCGGCCCACCAGTTCCCGTACCGCGACGTCGCGGCCCGCGCCGACGAGCTGACCGCCTTCCACCGTGCCGAGGTCGCCGCCGTCGACGCTCTGGCCGGGACCGACGGAAAGGCCACCGCCTGGGACGTCGCCCGGCGGATGCGATGGCGCAGGCCCTGGGACGAACTCGGCCGGGGCACCCAACGGTTCTCCCTCGTCCATGCCCAGGCGCTGCTGCGGCACACCGCGGGCGTCCACCGGTAG
- a CDS encoding class I adenylate-forming enzyme family protein: protein MATSNFTETLRRQALRRADREALVDGDSRWTYAELDADVDRHAAALRDAGIADGDLVGVLGRNTATYVIELLALSRLGAVSVPLNWRLHPHEQAYVIDQAGVTGLIYDDDFADTAATLVATTGLRTVVANGARAVADARRLADLLAAQPPGVRVPDAEKTTTDVHRLLYTSGTTARPKGVIHTCGNLTANHLAQVLELELTAADRILVSAPLFHVSGLEAPGLATFVAGATMVLTPTFKATDIARTVARERITGMVLAAQILFGLLDRDDQSDLGSLRYLLFAGVAPSVRREVKRRLPHVRLVDTFGMTELCNGVCYLDAAHEQSKVGALGAPFPGVHIRIVDEHFQPVPPGVEGEIIIRGEKISPGYWNDDEANRRTRRDGWFLTGDVGRIDADGYLWFVDRRADLIKSGGENIASAEVERVIAGHPDVSEVAVVGVPDPTWDEVPKAYVILRADATTTAEGIREHCRAELARYKVPKYVQIVTSLPRNDSGKVLKKQLRETAVTG from the coding sequence ATGGCGACCAGCAACTTCACCGAAACGCTGCGCCGGCAGGCGCTGCGCCGCGCCGACCGGGAGGCACTGGTCGACGGGGATTCCCGCTGGACGTACGCCGAACTGGACGCCGACGTCGACCGGCACGCGGCGGCACTGCGCGACGCCGGCATCGCCGACGGTGACCTGGTCGGGGTGCTCGGCCGCAACACCGCCACCTACGTCATCGAGCTGCTGGCGCTGAGCCGTCTCGGTGCGGTCTCGGTTCCGCTCAACTGGCGGCTGCACCCCCACGAGCAGGCGTACGTCATCGACCAGGCCGGCGTCACCGGGCTGATCTACGACGACGATTTCGCCGACACCGCCGCCACCTTGGTGGCTACGACCGGGCTGCGGACCGTCGTGGCCAACGGTGCCCGGGCCGTCGCCGACGCCCGTCGGCTGGCCGATCTGCTCGCCGCGCAGCCGCCCGGCGTGCGGGTGCCGGACGCCGAGAAGACCACCACCGACGTGCACCGGCTGCTCTACACCTCCGGCACCACCGCACGGCCCAAGGGCGTGATCCACACCTGCGGCAACCTGACGGCGAACCACCTGGCGCAGGTGCTCGAACTGGAGCTCACCGCAGCCGACCGGATCCTCGTCTCGGCGCCGCTGTTCCACGTCAGCGGTCTGGAGGCACCTGGTCTGGCGACGTTCGTGGCGGGCGCGACGATGGTGCTGACCCCGACGTTCAAGGCCACCGACATCGCCCGGACCGTGGCCCGGGAGCGGATCACCGGCATGGTCCTGGCCGCGCAGATCCTCTTCGGCCTGCTCGACCGCGACGACCAGTCGGACCTCGGGTCGCTGCGTTACCTGCTCTTCGCCGGGGTCGCGCCCAGCGTGCGGCGCGAGGTGAAACGCCGGCTGCCGCACGTACGGCTGGTGGACACCTTCGGCATGACCGAGCTGTGCAACGGCGTCTGCTACCTGGACGCCGCCCACGAACAGAGCAAGGTCGGCGCGCTCGGCGCGCCGTTTCCGGGGGTGCACATCCGGATCGTCGATGAGCACTTCCAGCCGGTGCCGCCCGGTGTCGAGGGGGAGATCATCATCCGGGGCGAGAAGATCTCACCCGGCTACTGGAACGACGACGAGGCGAACCGGCGGACCCGCCGGGACGGTTGGTTCCTGACCGGTGACGTCGGGCGGATCGACGCCGACGGCTACCTGTGGTTCGTCGACCGCCGCGCCGACCTGATCAAGTCCGGTGGGGAGAACATCGCCAGCGCTGAGGTCGAACGGGTCATCGCCGGGCATCCCGATGTCAGCGAGGTCGCCGTCGTCGGGGTGCCGGACCCGACCTGGGACGAGGTCCCGAAGGCGTACGTGATCCTGCGCGCCGACGCGACCACCACGGCGGAGGGGATCCGCGAGCACTGCCGGGCCGAACTGGCCCGGTACAAGGTGCCGAAGTACGTGCAGATCGTGACGTCGTTGCCGCGCAACGACTCCGGCAAGGTGCTCAAGAAGCAGCTGCGGGAGACGGCGGTGACCGGATGA
- a CDS encoding acyl-CoA dehydrogenase family protein: MDFDDSDSDLAFRRAAGSWLDQALRDVPDQEELSQTEREHWSRVWQERLCAGNWAGLSWPVEHGGRGMDSLAQAIFNEEAAVRGAPYPLNGVGMMLAGPTIIAHGGDEQQARYLPGILRGEVYWCQGFSEPGSGSDLASLRTAATRVDGGWLINGTKIWTSNAHNASRCLLLARTDPEEPRHRGITYFLAPMDRFTVRPLVMINGDTEFNEMFIDDVFVPDSDVLGGVGNGWKVALTTLAFERGSMALNLWVWARQAVDRVVDLAIARGLADDSAVVDTVGALQCDAEAVRIGSMRMLAESRAGGVPGPETSALKSLWAGVVQHANRLAVQLDDAGGVLLDGAGAAARMHRYLRARAHTIEGGTEEVQKSILAERVLHLPRSR, translated from the coding sequence GTGGACTTCGATGACAGCGACAGCGACCTCGCGTTCCGGCGCGCGGCCGGCAGTTGGCTCGACCAGGCGTTGCGCGACGTGCCCGATCAGGAGGAGCTGTCCCAGACCGAGCGTGAGCACTGGTCACGGGTGTGGCAGGAGCGGCTCTGCGCCGGCAACTGGGCCGGGTTGTCCTGGCCGGTCGAGCACGGCGGCCGGGGAATGGACTCGTTGGCACAGGCGATCTTCAACGAGGAGGCCGCGGTCCGGGGCGCGCCGTACCCGCTCAACGGCGTCGGCATGATGCTGGCCGGTCCGACGATCATCGCGCACGGCGGCGACGAGCAGCAGGCCCGGTACCTGCCGGGCATCCTGCGCGGCGAGGTGTACTGGTGCCAGGGCTTCAGCGAGCCCGGCTCCGGCTCCGACCTGGCGAGTCTGCGGACGGCCGCGACCCGGGTCGACGGCGGCTGGCTGATCAACGGCACCAAGATCTGGACCTCCAACGCGCACAACGCCTCCCGGTGTCTGCTGCTGGCGCGAACCGACCCCGAGGAACCCCGGCACCGGGGCATCACCTACTTCCTGGCCCCGATGGACCGGTTCACCGTCCGTCCGCTGGTGATGATCAACGGGGACACCGAGTTCAACGAGATGTTCATCGACGACGTGTTCGTCCCCGACTCCGACGTGCTCGGCGGGGTCGGTAACGGCTGGAAGGTCGCGCTCACCACGCTCGCCTTCGAACGCGGCAGCATGGCGCTGAACCTGTGGGTGTGGGCCCGCCAGGCGGTGGACCGGGTCGTCGATCTGGCGATAGCGCGGGGACTGGCCGACGACAGCGCCGTCGTCGACACGGTCGGCGCGTTGCAGTGCGACGCCGAGGCGGTCCGGATCGGATCGATGCGGATGCTGGCGGAGAGCCGTGCCGGTGGCGTCCCCGGCCCGGAGACATCGGCGTTGAAGAGCCTGTGGGCCGGCGTGGTGCAGCACGCGAACCGGCTCGCGGTGCAGCTCGACGACGCCGGCGGGGTGCTGCTCGACGGTGCCGGCGCCGCCGCCCGGATGCACCGCTACCTGCGTGCCCGCGCCCACACGATCGAGGGCGGCACGGAGGAAGTCCAGAAGTCGATTCTCGCGGAGCGGGTGCTGCACCTGCCCCGCTCACGTTGA